In Herbinix luporum, a single window of DNA contains:
- a CDS encoding midas domain-containing protein: protein MAKCKLCNNNVSNGTEYCDDCIEKKDLIDNELYLDNFSIDLEDIEDFDNLDITEDLNHDDVAEIEAALNSDTSVDISEDGDINPQDNIDNEFLQMDNQENQNDNEDMIDSELDDILNELEMFSDDIILEEYNTEDNDYSDKEVKYDNLEDEDNYLEEDELSPENQLLNLLEKFDPENPVDDDVAAITELLGGFAASNDESSHKEEVFDEFEQFAYEAFSAEAEEDSITEIKAESVTETKAELKTELKVEANTTADDLADKSLEVFQEDAPPNDDNKKKKKRRERKSRKKEKAELFVNIEEADIQEIEEITIEPETDKEKKVKGKKVKDKKVKEKKIKEPKVKKAKKVKKTKKAKKERQKQDMTEVIEEMDNGRISLLAASIVFVLFGIMTTLFLFSSKRYSYSISIKSATDYFSRQRYDEAYDKIYGIELKDEDVALYDKIMTVMFVKKQLNSYKSYYKMEKYPEALDALLKGLQRYDKYIELAKMLGIESDFDNIKNQILAELKNVFNLTNEQADSIINSETKAKYSLKIHDVVLKNLYSN, encoded by the coding sequence ATGGCAAAATGTAAGTTGTGTAATAACAATGTAAGTAATGGAACTGAATATTGTGATGACTGCATAGAAAAGAAGGACTTAATAGATAATGAGTTATATTTAGATAATTTTTCTATAGACCTTGAGGATATAGAGGATTTTGATAATCTTGATATCACAGAAGACTTAAACCATGATGATGTTGCAGAAATAGAAGCCGCTTTAAATAGTGATACTTCTGTTGATATATCGGAAGATGGTGATATAAATCCACAAGATAATATAGATAATGAATTTCTACAAATGGATAATCAGGAAAATCAAAATGATAATGAAGACATGATAGATTCAGAATTAGATGATATATTAAATGAATTAGAAATGTTTTCAGATGATATCATTTTGGAAGAATATAACACAGAAGACAATGACTATAGTGACAAAGAAGTTAAATATGATAACTTAGAAGATGAGGATAATTATTTAGAAGAAGATGAGTTAAGTCCTGAGAATCAACTTCTTAATCTCCTTGAAAAATTTGATCCAGAAAATCCAGTGGATGATGACGTTGCGGCAATAACAGAACTACTTGGCGGGTTTGCTGCCAGTAATGACGAATCATCTCATAAGGAGGAGGTTTTTGATGAATTTGAGCAGTTTGCTTATGAGGCTTTTTCTGCAGAAGCAGAAGAAGATTCAATAACGGAAATAAAAGCAGAATCAGTAACGGAAACAAAAGCAGAACTAAAAACAGAATTAAAAGTAGAAGCAAACACAACAGCAGATGATTTAGCTGATAAATCACTTGAAGTCTTTCAAGAGGATGCGCCGCCGAATGATGACAATAAAAAAAAGAAAAAGAGAAGGGAAAGAAAATCCCGTAAGAAAGAAAAAGCTGAATTATTTGTTAATATAGAAGAGGCAGATATCCAAGAAATAGAAGAGATAACTATAGAGCCCGAGACGGATAAGGAGAAAAAAGTAAAGGGCAAAAAAGTAAAAGACAAAAAGGTAAAGGAGAAAAAAATAAAGGAACCAAAAGTAAAGAAGGCTAAAAAAGTCAAGAAAACAAAGAAGGCTAAAAAAGAAAGACAGAAACAAGATATGACAGAAGTTATTGAAGAGATGGATAATGGACGAATAAGTTTGCTTGCTGCTTCAATAGTATTTGTGCTTTTTGGAATTATGACAACACTTTTTTTATTTAGCAGCAAGAGGTATTCGTATTCAATTAGCATAAAGAGTGCAACTGATTATTTTAGCAGACAAAGATATGATGAGGCTTATGATAAGATATATGGAATAGAACTAAAAGATGAGGATGTGGCTCTTTATGATAAAATTATGACTGTTATGTTTGTAAAAAAACAGTTGAATTCTTACAAAAGTTATTATAAAATGGAAAAATACCCGGAAGCCTTAGATGCACTGCTTAAGGGACTGCAAAGATATGATAAGTATATTGAGTTGGCTAAAATGTTGGGAATTGAATCAGATTTTGATAATATCAAAAATCAGATATTAGCTGAATTAAAAAATGTATTTAATTTAACCAATGAGCAAGCCGATAGCATTATCAATAGTGAAACTAAGGCAAAGTATAGTTTGAAGATACATGATGTGGTTTTAAAAAATCTTTATTCTAACTAA
- a CDS encoding chemotaxis protein CheW gives MDKGLILGEENLEIEILQLKAGGNSYGIDINDIREILLYDQTPRKIPNSHPYIEGVVMPRDFLIPVINLAASLNLYESEEAENEMLIVTNIKDMNIGFHVDEVRGIHKTTVANITEPGEYLSTSVREAIAGVLNIDGKTLEILDLRKIISNVNPDIEL, from the coding sequence ATGGATAAGGGATTAATTCTTGGTGAAGAAAATTTAGAAATTGAAATTCTACAACTGAAAGCCGGAGGAAATTCATACGGAATTGACATCAATGATATTAGGGAAATTCTGTTATATGATCAAACTCCAAGGAAGATACCGAATTCCCATCCATATATTGAGGGGGTAGTAATGCCTAGGGATTTTCTAATTCCCGTAATAAATCTGGCAGCAAGTCTTAATCTTTATGAATCAGAAGAAGCAGAAAATGAGATGCTGATTGTAACAAATATTAAAGATATGAATATAGGATTTCATGTAGATGAAGTAAGAGGAATTCACAAGACAACTGTTGCCAACATTACTGAACCAGGAGAATATCTGAGTACTTCTGTCAGAGAAGCAATAGCAGGAGTATTAAACATAGATGGGAAAACATTAGAGATTTTAGACTTACGGAAGATAATTAGTAATGTTAATCCGGATATTGAATTATAG
- a CDS encoding DUF4177 domain-containing protein, giving the protein MMVCWEYKAIEFTTRGWSGGILNTVEFNHKLNEYGKEGWELVNCFDTNQTNGASRKVIAVFKREKGVV; this is encoded by the coding sequence ATGATGGTTTGTTGGGAATACAAGGCTATAGAATTTACTACCAGAGGATGGTCTGGGGGGATACTTAATACCGTAGAATTTAACCATAAATTAAATGAATATGGCAAGGAAGGGTGGGAATTAGTTAACTGTTTCGATACAAATCAAACAAATGGAGCCAGTAGAAAAGTTATAGCTGTCTTTAAGAGAGAAAAAGGTGTAGTATAG
- a CDS encoding DUF5704 domain-containing protein, whose amino-acid sequence MANIKDKKKILFAGIILIISLGLSSITKADSNKPNVKMKDGKIIFRITTKAASNNIRYRTIGFTISTSEQLKQVTEKGLKGPDAPPTPNSSLLLLDSEKEDIERTTEKVTTEFSISEKRVKAALKDIIDLDKLSEDTYIYLNAIFEVYQVINGKEVKLKTGITTWKDIVSVQPWANPSVFKNYFNIPVKFDAGLQPNNLYYEAEGKIEKKFTLESLEIGKNLYWKNEVNPTAVINGITYTLEGFYAKSKLTKKEIERKMVGNKITAKDIINSSVKVLYGGMDIYMIYKPSTVEIRIDAKDIDTGNDIKTGLYSGVKKPGDKINEAIDTIINLDSITYSKTRDFYFSYEKSDGSRSTYKDKTQKDEDPIKFQVPLDVKTPSRINVKVYYKKAMAGTIPITVKAISADTGAELKTLITETATAGANYNYTVSETITSGGKTYDFTGEWKWQYKKNSLSAPTVTSSGKGIDISFKLPSAEEISGGITVNVYYSIEDTATDEIDLRVVMVTKRGAFIEEISKEKVTPGQAINKSVKSVRVVDSITYQYQDKWDYTYKSSSHDITKIGSGTTAAFKIPTDTKLGTVITLKLYYDASQSVQVPEAAAPIVLSLDSPSPYGVIDGDRYGSSYFISKQGIPTTESQHVYVKTKDYLLGYKLLNKTGKISFIVPVTMTYTLKYYTATPEEFGGPQEVIDTVTDTQYITVERAYSYWEIASLEYYIPSFANIYNYSLPNGKVNLKANEKFLNVPSLITRHSSKRDDHVILPRQAIEGIHLTFDTAITSSSGERPIIEFIDLTPYALEMTDELLVKNDYLMFDGSVVLSDEISKKSTPNPNPSNMVHSTNLTHDKVLFTEGQVIDALKNNGVYPSYGNIIYSKHPMSINSLSSDKSFNISINDVTIHTPVICEPIINSDNDKWVQLINPTEEAFHIVLDPDTNLNDFTVKISNSLHHSNRLGYYLRDFSKSYIDPDKVSYIAKKKGIIRNEMLLPFDVYIDTYNDKDPKNDDLIKAGTWIILGEDTQAFYVPMWVNEGVYTAQFRTIAVNGQDKLNNTENIRNTGINNYVATSSKTFQISGRMYGFTIYDISDEGRWKDVFRIKDTTMLKYFEGAVDGTKRNNYHNDYAYYYTVGSKNQYGHESGRYNKYTLPLINGSHPKYNNLGVLKTGYAFRFMLDTTGEMYGSGCTIRIIPTFYYVDKDGKNRQKVDLYYNEEIDGKQELLVKVGKGIDLVNLKFGTTGNPHSKIPSAEIKHTAKVINTTYAKIANQYSPMYSYGDIRITSSFRTFIGVNYASHITGLPSYKKIKELTKESELSLSKYMQRWYGTYKLPTTTYVVPAGYDVYGHLSKYGIDYNEDFWLKDGYIIVNFNIITIDKNGKMHLSYSNGSNYKNRGHCSMWITEGPIIQKKDNKGCIFNFKAGDILLYHANKKYSHDYIGIIY is encoded by the coding sequence ATGGCAAACATTAAAGATAAAAAAAAGATTTTGTTTGCAGGAATTATATTAATTATATCCTTAGGTTTGAGCAGTATAACAAAGGCCGATAGTAATAAACCAAATGTAAAAATGAAGGATGGAAAAATAATATTTCGAATTACAACTAAAGCGGCTTCTAATAATATAAGATATAGAACAATAGGTTTTACAATATCAACAAGCGAGCAGTTAAAGCAAGTAACAGAAAAAGGATTAAAAGGACCTGATGCACCTCCAACTCCTAATTCATCACTCTTATTATTAGATAGTGAAAAGGAGGATATTGAAAGAACAACAGAAAAAGTTACCACAGAGTTTAGTATCTCAGAAAAAAGAGTTAAGGCTGCATTAAAAGATATTATAGATTTAGACAAACTATCAGAGGATACATATATCTATCTAAATGCTATATTTGAAGTATATCAAGTGATAAATGGTAAAGAAGTAAAATTAAAAACAGGGATAACCACATGGAAAGACATTGTTAGTGTACAACCTTGGGCTAATCCAAGTGTTTTTAAAAATTACTTTAATATTCCAGTAAAATTTGATGCTGGTTTACAGCCAAATAACCTTTATTATGAAGCAGAAGGTAAAATCGAAAAAAAATTTACATTGGAGAGCTTAGAAATAGGGAAAAACCTTTATTGGAAAAATGAGGTTAATCCTACTGCCGTAATAAATGGCATTACCTATACCCTTGAAGGTTTCTATGCAAAAAGCAAGCTTACCAAAAAAGAAATTGAAAGAAAAATGGTAGGGAATAAAATAACTGCTAAAGACATAATAAATAGCAGTGTTAAAGTCCTATACGGTGGTATGGATATATATATGATATATAAACCGTCCACTGTAGAAATTAGAATCGATGCAAAAGATATAGATACCGGTAATGATATAAAAACAGGACTTTATTCCGGTGTAAAAAAACCTGGGGATAAGATAAATGAAGCCATTGATACGATAATAAATCTAGATAGTATTACATATTCAAAAACAAGAGATTTCTATTTTTCTTATGAAAAATCAGATGGGTCAAGATCTACATATAAAGATAAAACTCAAAAAGATGAAGATCCTATAAAGTTTCAGGTTCCCCTTGATGTAAAGACACCAAGCAGAATAAATGTAAAGGTATATTATAAAAAGGCTATGGCCGGTACTATCCCTATTACGGTAAAAGCTATTAGTGCAGATACAGGAGCAGAGCTTAAGACACTTATAACTGAAACAGCAACAGCAGGAGCAAACTATAATTATACTGTCAGTGAAACCATAACATCAGGGGGTAAGACCTATGATTTTACAGGAGAATGGAAGTGGCAGTACAAGAAGAATAGCTTATCAGCACCTACTGTTACAAGTTCCGGTAAGGGAATAGATATTAGTTTTAAGCTTCCTTCTGCAGAGGAAATATCCGGAGGCATTACTGTTAATGTATACTATAGTATAGAAGATACAGCAACTGATGAAATAGATCTTAGAGTAGTTATGGTAACTAAGAGGGGAGCATTTATAGAAGAAATATCAAAAGAAAAAGTTACTCCAGGTCAAGCGATAAATAAGTCTGTTAAAAGTGTAAGAGTAGTAGATAGTATTACATATCAATACCAAGATAAATGGGATTATACTTATAAAAGTTCTTCCCATGATATTACCAAAATAGGTTCAGGTACTACAGCTGCATTTAAAATACCGACAGATACAAAGCTGGGAACTGTTATAACTTTAAAGTTATATTATGATGCAAGTCAAAGTGTTCAAGTGCCAGAAGCGGCAGCTCCTATAGTTCTTTCCCTTGATAGTCCTTCACCTTATGGAGTAATTGACGGGGATAGATACGGTTCTTCATATTTCATTTCTAAGCAAGGTATACCAACCACAGAAAGTCAGCATGTATATGTAAAAACAAAGGATTATCTTTTAGGATATAAGTTGCTTAATAAGACTGGAAAGATTTCTTTTATTGTACCGGTTACTATGACTTATACACTAAAATATTATACCGCCACGCCGGAGGAATTCGGAGGTCCCCAAGAAGTAATTGATACCGTTACAGATACTCAGTATATAACTGTAGAACGGGCATATTCATATTGGGAGATAGCTAGTTTGGAATATTATATACCAAGCTTTGCAAATATCTACAATTATTCTCTGCCAAATGGAAAAGTAAATCTAAAAGCCAATGAGAAATTTCTAAATGTACCCAGCTTAATTACCAGGCATAGTAGCAAGAGAGATGATCATGTAATCCTTCCTAGGCAGGCCATAGAAGGAATTCATCTTACATTTGATACAGCTATTACATCAAGTTCAGGCGAAAGACCAATAATTGAATTTATAGACCTTACTCCCTATGCCTTGGAAATGACCGATGAGCTTTTAGTAAAGAATGATTATCTTATGTTCGATGGAAGTGTAGTCTTATCGGATGAAATATCTAAAAAATCCACTCCAAATCCCAACCCTTCTAATATGGTTCATTCCACAAATCTAACCCATGACAAGGTGCTTTTTACCGAAGGACAAGTTATTGATGCTCTTAAAAATAATGGAGTATACCCTTCTTACGGTAATATTATCTATTCAAAACATCCCATGAGTATAAACTCCTTATCCTCTGATAAATCCTTTAATATATCAATCAACGATGTTACTATCCATACTCCCGTTATATGTGAACCAATTATAAATTCAGATAATGACAAATGGGTTCAGCTTATTAATCCTACAGAAGAAGCTTTTCATATAGTACTTGATCCTGATACTAACCTTAATGACTTTACAGTAAAAATATCTAATAGTCTGCACCATAGTAATCGTCTCGGATATTATTTAAGAGATTTTTCTAAGTCATATATAGATCCGGATAAGGTATCATATATAGCTAAGAAGAAAGGTATCATAAGAAATGAGATGCTGCTACCCTTTGATGTATATATTGATACTTATAATGATAAGGATCCTAAAAATGATGATTTAATTAAGGCAGGTACATGGATTATTCTTGGTGAAGACACACAAGCTTTTTATGTGCCTATGTGGGTAAATGAGGGAGTATATACAGCACAGTTTAGGACTATAGCTGTAAATGGACAAGATAAACTTAATAATACAGAAAATATAAGAAATACCGGCATAAACAATTATGTTGCAACTTCAAGCAAGACTTTTCAGATATCAGGTAGGATGTATGGCTTTACAATTTACGACATATCTGATGAAGGAAGATGGAAAGATGTTTTTCGCATAAAGGACACTACTATGTTGAAATATTTTGAGGGGGCAGTAGACGGTACTAAAAGAAACAATTACCATAATGATTATGCCTATTATTACACTGTAGGTAGCAAAAATCAATATGGCCATGAAAGTGGCAGATACAATAAATATACCCTCCCATTAATAAATGGAAGTCATCCTAAGTACAATAATTTGGGTGTTCTAAAGACAGGATATGCTTTTAGATTTATGCTAGATACCACCGGTGAGATGTATGGAAGTGGCTGTACCATACGGATAATTCCCACTTTCTATTATGTCGATAAAGACGGAAAGAACAGACAAAAGGTGGACTTATATTACAATGAAGAGATAGATGGGAAACAAGAGCTGTTAGTTAAGGTAGGGAAAGGTATAGATCTTGTAAATCTTAAATTTGGAACAACAGGAAACCCACATAGCAAAATACCTTCGGCAGAGATAAAGCACACTGCCAAAGTTATTAATACTACCTATGCGAAAATTGCCAATCAGTATAGCCCTATGTATTCTTATGGTGATATCCGTATAACAAGCAGCTTTCGTACCTTTATAGGAGTAAATTATGCCTCCCATATTACAGGCTTGCCATCATATAAAAAGATCAAGGAATTAACCAAAGAATCTGAACTTAGCTTGTCTAAATATATGCAGCGTTGGTATGGAACATATAAATTGCCTACAACTACATATGTGGTACCGGCAGGATATGATGTATATGGGCACCTTAGTAAATATGGCATTGATTATAATGAGGATTTTTGGCTTAAGGACGGTTATATAATAGTAAACTTCAATATCATAACTATTGATAAGAATGGCAAAATGCATTTGTCCTATAGCAACGGAAGCAATTATAAAAACAGGGGACATTGCTCCATGTGGATTACAGAAGGACCCATTATACAAAAGAAAGATAACAAGGGCTGTATCTTTAATTTTAAAGCAGGAGATATACTTCTTTATCATGCAAATAAAAAGTATAGCCATGATTATATTGGAATTATTTATTAG
- a CDS encoding S-layer homology domain-containing protein, protein MRKIKAIMLLLVVIIRLAVQWNIEPVQAADKYIKVGDFIEYIVKQMNWQVDKTSKDPYIDVAIEKGILKKGDFNDYSVYLTRTDAAVIANRLDELIHLKYGYPEDVYEFLKDCTLFNNKLFYSTEGKFYPKGATRETYPEEQFNDEVVLSLMHKTFQKKDLPSTGFRTKYKYIYDNDGNILKRYMEIGQIPLDKTSGDVDPFDKDSEIIKAWNIIHDGERQVKAVLEKRISDIKAIPKSKREAVAAIVAKGIIKGYSNGKYITNREFRGNNKITKKGAKNVIQMVLNPKTRSKISPDGQLIRTTNLPKNAKDYPYILASFPNDYYEMKYSFMLLDDYLTGKMRRDEYAYPKEVDYKFLYNNFYHNKLTLEIGKYGYYDEMLSNVEKYLQHIFNVDYRTVNKKWKEGLASSLSFYSWQDFIYEDIDSYVENIKKNRIVVELDKIAIDPGAIYESREYLRVRAYVRYRVKANDMNVPSDQLIFGSDISNLKKSAWREEIFDIFIDDRYEDYIYKLSPTPFIPLSNFAYIVSFK, encoded by the coding sequence ATGAGAAAAATTAAGGCGATTATGCTATTACTTGTTGTAATAATAAGGTTAGCAGTTCAGTGGAATATAGAGCCTGTACAAGCGGCCGACAAGTATATAAAAGTTGGGGATTTTATTGAATACATTGTTAAGCAGATGAATTGGCAGGTAGATAAGACATCTAAAGACCCTTACATAGATGTAGCCATAGAAAAGGGCATCTTAAAGAAGGGAGATTTCAATGATTATTCTGTCTATCTTACCAGAACAGACGCAGCAGTAATAGCAAATCGCCTTGATGAATTAATCCATCTTAAATATGGGTATCCGGAAGATGTATATGAGTTTTTGAAGGATTGTACCTTGTTTAATAATAAATTGTTTTATTCAACAGAAGGCAAGTTTTATCCAAAAGGGGCTACGCGGGAAACATATCCGGAAGAACAGTTTAATGATGAAGTAGTATTGTCGCTTATGCATAAAACATTTCAAAAGAAAGATTTACCATCCACAGGATTTAGAACTAAATATAAATATATATATGATAATGATGGAAATATATTAAAACGTTATATGGAGATTGGACAAATACCTTTAGATAAAACTAGTGGCGACGTAGATCCCTTTGATAAAGATTCAGAAATAATTAAAGCATGGAATATTATTCATGATGGAGAAAGACAAGTAAAAGCTGTACTAGAAAAGAGAATATCAGATATTAAGGCTATTCCAAAGAGTAAACGTGAAGCAGTAGCTGCTATTGTAGCAAAGGGTATAATTAAGGGATATTCTAACGGTAAATACATAACAAATAGAGAGTTTAGAGGAAATAATAAGATTACAAAAAAGGGTGCAAAAAATGTTATACAGATGGTACTAAATCCCAAAACAAGGTCTAAGATAAGTCCTGATGGCCAGCTTATAAGAACAACTAATCTTCCGAAAAACGCAAAAGATTATCCTTATATCCTAGCAAGTTTTCCTAATGACTACTATGAAATGAAATATAGCTTTATGCTTCTTGATGATTATTTAACAGGTAAAATGAGAAGAGATGAATATGCCTATCCAAAGGAAGTAGATTATAAATTTTTATATAATAACTTCTACCATAATAAGTTGACACTTGAAATAGGTAAGTATGGTTACTATGATGAAATGTTATCTAATGTAGAGAAATATTTACAACATATATTTAATGTAGATTATCGTACTGTAAATAAAAAGTGGAAAGAAGGATTGGCCTCTTCTCTAAGTTTTTATAGTTGGCAGGATTTTATATATGAAGATATAGATAGTTATGTAGAAAATATTAAGAAAAATCGTATTGTAGTGGAACTTGATAAGATTGCTATTGATCCGGGAGCTATTTATGAAAGTAGGGAATATTTACGTGTAAGAGCATATGTTAGATACCGTGTAAAAGCAAATGATATGAATGTTCCTTCAGATCAGTTGATTTTTGGTAGTGACATAAGTAATCTCAAAAAAAGTGCATGGAGAGAAGAAATATTCGATATTTTTATTGATGATAGATATGAAGATTATATTTATAAGTTGTCTCCAACACCATTTATACCATTAAGCAACTTTGCGTATATTGTAAGTTTTAAATAG